The segment GCGGCTCTCATAGAGACCGCGAACAGAAATCTGCGGCAAGGCGCCGGTGCCGGTTTCATCAAAAATCTTGATCCCGGGGACCCGCTGCAAAGCGTCGTCCAGACCGCGGACGCTGGCTTTTTTCAGGTCGCTGGAATCGACGACACTACGACTACCGGCGTAAGTACGCACGTCCTGATCGCTGGCTGCGCCGAGAACGTCCCCCTGAATCGTCATGGGTGCCAGTTCCAGACTGCTGACGGGGGGTTGCTCAGCAGCCAGGGCGGCATGGCAAATGCCCAGTGTGATGAGACTGAGTGAAAAGTGTAGGTATGTTGTTGTTTTCATTTATCTACGTCGACTCGTTATTGCTGTTGGAGAGAATGCAGGCGGGCTTTCAATGCGTTATGCAGCAAGCCACGGTCTTCACCGGCCAGAAAACTGCGCACACCCCGAGCTCGCCAAAACGCGTTCTGTTCAGCGGTGCGGGGGTTGGCGCAAAAAGGTACTTCAGCGGCGAGGCAGGCGTCGGCCATGCCTTGCAGCATTTGCCAGACGTGAGGGCTGAGCGGGTCAGGCCCCAGATCGAGATCAAGGGCCAGATCCAGGGCGCCCTCCATGATCATGCCGACTCCCGGCAGTAGCAGGATTTCGCCCAGAGCGTCGACCCCTGCGCGGCTTTCAATCATGGGAACAATCGGTGTCTGACGGTTGGCCAGCTCGATGTATTCGGGTAATGGCACACGACCGAATCCGGTGATGCGCCCCCCTGTTATTCCGCGGTTCCCCAAGGGCGGGAAACGGGTGGCTTCGATGGCGCGCTGAACCTGCGCGGCACTTTCGGTACGTGACAGGACAATGCCTTCGATACCGGCATCCAGTGCCCTGCCGATCAGCTTTTCGTCAACGTGGGGCAGGCGCAGCCAGGGAGAAATGCCGGCAGCCTCACAGGCCCGAATGCAATGCATGAGGTCTTCTTCGGAGCGCAGCAAGTGCTCAAGATCGAGGATTACAAAGTCATACCCGGCAAACGCGAGCATTTCACAGAGCATGGGTGAAGGCAGGGAATTGAGCATGCCGTAAACGCTTTTCCCGTTTTGTAGCAGGGAAAATACCGGAGAGGTTCTGATCACTGACACAGGTCCTTTGAGCGAGGAAACACTGAAGCCAATAATA is part of the Pseudomonas sp. ML2-2023-3 genome and harbors:
- a CDS encoding HpcH/HpaI aldolase/citrate lyase family protein, translating into MLNSLPSPMLCEMLAFAGYDFVILDLEHLLRSEEDLMHCIRACEAAGISPWLRLPHVDEKLIGRALDAGIEGIVLSRTESAAQVQRAIEATRFPPLGNRGITGGRITGFGRVPLPEYIELANRQTPIVPMIESRAGVDALGEILLLPGVGMIMEGALDLALDLDLGPDPLSPHVWQMLQGMADACLAAEVPFCANPRTAEQNAFWRARGVRSFLAGEDRGLLHNALKARLHSLQQQ